From Natronorubrum halophilum, a single genomic window includes:
- a CDS encoding ABC transporter substrate-binding protein: MSDSDAPTGGPTRREILQYGGALTVGSGLAGCSDLTGRSEESAGQSDDGTYSVTMAPAGEVEFSSVPQNVMVYSLLYADMAVAYGHGDAVNSLGFDAEAGGNTLDAYYERLDGVSFDRDGLAQLNTGSGGVNIDGELFYELDSDLHLVDPCLVLSFDGWEQFDIEEIRTNIGPWFGNNYSRSHGQPPEDCRDDYQYYTLWEIAEKVATVFQARSRYEELHAIREEMVETIQADLPPETERPTVGTVIFMEETFFPSQSTTPGFSNAHVRPLGVVDAFAADDVTYETSYDYEMMLEIDPDVILHQYGIASYYDVGAIRETISEHPVGEQLSAVENDRIYPSGNPVQGPIMNLFQLEATAKQLYPDVFGEWPGYVHGEPYPEISADEQLFDRQEIAEIIAGDR; this comes from the coding sequence ATGAGTGACAGCGACGCGCCGACAGGCGGACCGACGCGCAGAGAGATACTCCAGTACGGAGGTGCGCTGACGGTCGGTTCCGGACTTGCAGGCTGTTCGGATCTGACCGGACGGAGCGAGGAGTCGGCTGGACAGTCCGACGATGGCACCTATTCGGTGACGATGGCTCCCGCGGGAGAAGTGGAGTTCTCGAGCGTTCCACAGAACGTGATGGTGTACAGCTTGTTGTACGCCGATATGGCGGTCGCGTACGGACACGGGGACGCCGTTAACTCGCTCGGCTTCGACGCCGAAGCGGGTGGCAACACGCTGGACGCGTACTACGAGCGTCTCGACGGCGTTTCGTTCGACCGGGACGGGTTGGCTCAGCTCAACACGGGATCGGGAGGCGTCAACATCGACGGGGAACTGTTCTACGAACTGGACTCCGACCTCCACCTGGTCGATCCCTGTCTCGTGCTGTCGTTCGACGGCTGGGAACAGTTCGATATCGAGGAGATCCGGACGAATATCGGCCCGTGGTTCGGAAATAACTACAGCCGATCGCACGGTCAACCACCCGAGGACTGCCGGGACGACTACCAGTACTACACGCTCTGGGAAATCGCCGAGAAGGTCGCGACGGTGTTTCAGGCACGATCGCGGTACGAGGAACTCCACGCGATACGCGAGGAGATGGTCGAGACGATCCAAGCGGATCTTCCGCCGGAAACCGAACGACCGACGGTCGGAACCGTCATCTTCATGGAGGAGACGTTTTTCCCCTCGCAGAGCACTACGCCGGGATTCAGCAACGCCCACGTCCGTCCGCTCGGCGTGGTCGATGCGTTCGCAGCCGACGACGTGACCTACGAGACGTCCTACGATTACGAGATGATGCTCGAGATCGATCCCGACGTTATCCTCCACCAGTACGGGATCGCGTCCTACTACGACGTCGGTGCGATCCGCGAGACGATTTCGGAACACCCCGTCGGCGAGCAGTTGAGCGCCGTCGAGAACGACCGGATCTATCCGTCGGGCAACCCGGTTCAGGGACCGATCATGAACCTGTTCCAGTTGGAGGCGACCGCCAAACAGCTGTATCCCGACGTCTTCGGGGAATGGCCCGGCTACGTCCACGGGGAGCCGTATCCGGAGATTTCCGCGGACGAACAGCTGTTCGATCGTCAGGAGATTGCGGAGATCATCGCGGGTGATCGGTAA
- a CDS encoding ABC transporter substrate-binding protein — MGRNEPACGESTRREFVAYGSTAVGGGLLAGCSDLVGQDDPGSTEGEDDESYSVTMAPVGDVAFDSPPESIFTRLTHLAGMAFALGRGNDVNAMHAPDYYDELWNQFTERLPGVTLDWSGLYSSWDPDKETLYDLDSDIHLADPASVNALDSWSMTDIEEVEENISPWFGNQFSDRHGEPPADWADRYEYYTLWEMFETVAAVFREEERYEALADVHANLLETIEEDLPPEGERPTAVMAGMSDIESMYVYTLDTPGILTAHVRPLEPIGALGDDISSGDTIDMEGMLEADPEVIFAPGGMHPETDMPGIRDAFRDHSIGQRISAVENGRIYAQGARYQGPILNLFQLEMTAKQLYPDVFGEWPTYTDGPYPEIPADEQLFDRGRVADIINGDLDE; from the coding sequence ATGGGGAGAAACGAACCGGCATGCGGGGAATCGACGCGGCGGGAGTTCGTAGCGTACGGCAGTACGGCCGTCGGCGGCGGACTGCTGGCGGGCTGTTCGGACTTGGTCGGACAGGACGACCCGGGATCGACGGAGGGGGAAGACGACGAATCGTACTCGGTGACGATGGCCCCCGTGGGAGACGTCGCGTTCGACTCGCCGCCGGAGAGCATATTCACGCGGCTGACTCACCTGGCCGGGATGGCGTTCGCACTCGGACGCGGGAACGACGTCAACGCGATGCACGCGCCCGACTACTACGATGAACTGTGGAACCAGTTCACCGAACGACTGCCCGGCGTCACGCTGGACTGGTCGGGGTTGTACTCCTCCTGGGACCCGGACAAGGAAACGCTCTACGATCTCGACAGCGATATCCACCTGGCCGATCCGGCGAGCGTGAACGCCCTCGACAGTTGGAGCATGACCGACATCGAGGAAGTAGAAGAGAACATCTCACCGTGGTTCGGGAACCAATTCAGCGACAGACACGGCGAACCGCCGGCTGATTGGGCCGACCGCTACGAGTATTACACCCTCTGGGAAATGTTCGAGACGGTGGCAGCGGTGTTCCGCGAGGAAGAGCGGTACGAAGCGCTTGCGGATGTACACGCGAACCTGTTGGAAACGATCGAGGAGGATCTCCCCCCGGAAGGGGAGCGCCCGACCGCGGTCATGGCGGGGATGAGCGACATCGAGAGCATGTACGTCTACACGCTGGACACGCCAGGGATTCTGACGGCACACGTGCGCCCGCTCGAGCCGATCGGTGCGCTGGGCGACGACATTTCCTCCGGCGATACGATCGACATGGAAGGGATGCTAGAAGCCGACCCCGAGGTTATATTTGCGCCGGGTGGGATGCACCCGGAAACGGATATGCCGGGAATACGGGACGCGTTTCGGGATCACTCCATTGGCCAACGGATTTCCGCGGTCGAAAACGGTCGGATCTACGCGCAGGGGGCGCGCTACCAGGGGCCGATTCTGAACCTGTTCCAACTCGAGATGACGGCGAAACAGCTCTATCCCGACGTGTTCGGCGAGTGGCCCACGTACACCGACGGCCCGTACCCCGAAATCCCCGCGGACGAACAGCTGTTCGACCGCGGGCGAGTTGCGGACATCATCAACGGGGATCTCGATGAGTGA
- a CDS encoding ABC transporter substrate-binding protein, whose translation MSDNTDGTTGEPTRRDTLKYGGALAAGTALAGCSELVGRDGDSDPGPTDDETYSVTISPVGTVEFDSIPEAAVLYDPQVADHLVALGQQDRIVSLGFPDRYYTGFYDELPGVEFDTSDLTAFYTDQLTLDKEILYELDADIHHLDPLRWEGTFDDADIEELEQNVAPFFCNRFSRAHGYQGDRSYEYYTLWELLDRYAQVYQVQSRSQALIRVREEMLETIRAELPPQEERPSVALVVYNHDEDTFGPYRLNGPGFGKAHTRPLGANDALAEGTKSYASDYGNNYSMEAMLEFDPDVMIHNFDWTNVRERTEAFFDLGDHPVGGEITAVQNGRLYAGGSALQGPIFNLFQVELSAEQIYPDLFGQPPAPDESVPESERLFDRGRVADIINGDSEQ comes from the coding sequence ATGAGCGACAATACCGACGGCACGACCGGAGAACCGACGCGCAGAGACACGCTGAAATACGGCGGCGCACTCGCGGCCGGCACCGCCCTCGCGGGCTGTTCGGAGCTGGTCGGACGGGACGGAGACTCGGATCCCGGACCGACCGACGATGAGACGTACTCGGTGACGATATCACCGGTCGGAACGGTCGAGTTCGATAGCATCCCCGAGGCGGCGGTCCTCTACGATCCGCAGGTGGCCGATCACCTCGTCGCGCTGGGTCAACAGGACAGGATCGTTTCGCTTGGCTTCCCGGACCGCTACTACACGGGATTCTACGACGAACTCCCCGGCGTCGAGTTCGATACGAGCGACCTCACCGCGTTCTACACCGATCAGTTGACGCTCGACAAGGAGATACTCTACGAACTCGACGCCGATATCCACCATCTCGACCCGCTCCGGTGGGAGGGGACCTTCGACGACGCGGACATCGAGGAGCTCGAACAGAACGTCGCACCGTTCTTCTGCAATCGATTCAGCCGGGCACACGGCTACCAGGGCGACCGGTCCTACGAGTACTACACGCTCTGGGAACTCCTCGACAGGTACGCACAGGTGTATCAGGTACAGAGCCGAAGCCAGGCGCTGATCCGGGTTCGAGAGGAGATGCTCGAGACGATTCGGGCCGAACTCCCACCACAGGAGGAGCGCCCGTCGGTGGCGCTCGTCGTCTACAATCACGACGAGGACACGTTCGGGCCGTACCGACTGAACGGTCCGGGGTTCGGAAAAGCGCACACGCGCCCGCTCGGCGCGAACGACGCGCTCGCGGAGGGGACGAAAAGTTACGCCTCGGATTACGGGAACAACTACTCGATGGAGGCGATGCTCGAGTTCGATCCGGACGTGATGATCCACAACTTCGACTGGACCAACGTCCGAGAGCGGACGGAAGCGTTCTTCGACCTCGGCGACCACCCCGTCGGTGGGGAGATTACGGCCGTTCAGAACGGCCGACTCTACGCCGGCGGATCGGCCCTGCAGGGACCGATTTTCAACCTCTTCCAGGTCGAACTCTCGGCGGAACAGATCTATCCCGACCTGTTCGGCCAACCGCCTGCGCCGGACGAATCCGTCCCGGAGAGTGAGCGATTATTCGACCGCGGGCGAGTCGCCGACATCATCAACGGAGACAGCGAACAATGA
- a CDS encoding ABC transporter substrate-binding protein, whose amino-acid sequence MNSKNTNTTPTRRDTIKYGAALATGTALAGCSELVGQEDSQGTQTTEDGSYSVSMEPTGTVSFDQVPERWTAYNGGYADMAVALGQADGLIGIGGADRYYTYVYDELPGVTVDRDVLEQYPEVRTKEEFYELESDVHLYDPQMLVNWFDWSDEDVDEIASNVAPFVGNLIFRRSDEWHDYRYYTLYEAFEKVAEVFQQQERYEAFSELHTEFIASIQERLPPSDERPDVFLTFEGTEEPETFSPYRLDDAGTSKKQWRDLGVHDALTGTDIDNLSTRNRGELDYENLLEIDPDVILVRGHERKSAAEFRDVVLDYMQSHPVGSELAAVQNGRVYRGGYLNQGPIHNLFLTERAAKQLFPEEFGDVTGDERLFDRQEVADIINGEF is encoded by the coding sequence ATGAATTCGAAGAATACAAACACGACACCGACACGCAGAGACACGATCAAGTACGGCGCGGCGCTTGCGACCGGGACCGCCCTCGCGGGCTGTTCGGAACTGGTTGGACAGGAGGATTCCCAAGGGACCCAGACGACCGAGGACGGCTCGTACTCGGTGTCGATGGAACCGACGGGGACGGTCTCGTTCGACCAGGTACCCGAGCGGTGGACCGCGTACAACGGCGGCTACGCCGATATGGCCGTCGCACTGGGACAGGCTGATGGACTGATAGGGATCGGTGGCGCGGATCGATACTACACCTACGTCTACGACGAACTCCCCGGCGTAACCGTCGATCGAGACGTCCTCGAGCAGTATCCGGAGGTCCGAACCAAAGAGGAGTTCTACGAACTCGAGAGCGACGTGCATCTGTACGACCCTCAGATGCTCGTCAACTGGTTCGACTGGAGCGACGAGGACGTCGATGAAATCGCGTCGAACGTCGCGCCGTTCGTCGGCAATTTGATCTTCCGCCGGTCCGACGAGTGGCACGATTACCGCTACTACACGCTGTACGAGGCCTTCGAGAAAGTGGCCGAGGTGTTCCAACAGCAAGAGCGCTACGAGGCGTTCAGCGAACTGCACACCGAATTCATCGCGTCGATCCAGGAGCGGCTTCCGCCCAGTGACGAGCGACCGGACGTCTTCCTCACCTTCGAGGGGACCGAAGAGCCGGAGACGTTCTCGCCGTACCGACTCGACGACGCGGGAACGAGCAAGAAACAGTGGCGCGATCTCGGCGTTCACGACGCGCTGACTGGGACGGACATCGACAACCTCAGCACCAGGAATCGCGGCGAACTCGACTACGAGAACCTGCTCGAGATCGACCCCGACGTGATTCTCGTGCGCGGCCACGAGCGAAAGTCCGCCGCGGAGTTCCGAGACGTCGTTCTCGACTACATGCAGAGCCATCCCGTCGGGAGCGAGCTCGCCGCCGTCCAGAACGGACGAGTGTACCGCGGCGGCTACCTCAACCAGGGTCCGATTCACAACCTCTTCCTGACCGAACGGGCGGCGAAGCAACTGTTTCCCGAGGAGTTCGGTGACGTGACCGGCGACGAACGGCTATTCGACCGCCAGGAGGTTGCGGATATCATCAACGGAGAGTTCTGA
- a CDS encoding ABC transporter substrate-binding protein, with amino-acid sequence MSDDTTDTTHEAPTRRDTLKYGGTLVTGSLLAGCSELVGQDDGAEGTDSQGSYEACIEPVGCLSLEEVPETWMALTGPWADMAVALGQRDGFRPAGWYPQPYFYDRVGVSMPTDVPNPLAGGGWDKELFYELDPDIILCDPNYLHKTGFDDSWDESDTEEIVETVAPFFGNNIVRRREFHEYELYSLYEAFDRLADVFDERERYEAFVDVHDELWSEIDSKLSADQDRPEIGLINFGSDLESGEFAAMTTDSEGVEMKQYRDLGIKSAFSDEQTDGMLDYEAMLDVDPEIIVVHGGVRLTDETGEFSASAFHDQFVAPLSDHPVGRQLTAVQNDAVYPGPYFQQGPIVSLFQTELVARLLYPETFGAFDPERFPDVPEDQQLFDRGRVAAIIDGEI; translated from the coding sequence ATGAGCGACGACACCACCGACACGACGCACGAGGCACCGACGCGCAGAGACACCCTCAAGTACGGCGGGACGCTCGTCACGGGAAGTCTGCTAGCCGGCTGTTCGGAACTGGTCGGGCAGGACGACGGGGCAGAGGGGACCGACAGCCAGGGATCGTACGAAGCCTGCATCGAGCCCGTCGGCTGTCTCTCCCTCGAGGAGGTTCCGGAAACGTGGATGGCACTTACGGGCCCGTGGGCGGATATGGCCGTTGCACTCGGTCAACGGGATGGGTTTCGGCCCGCCGGATGGTATCCACAGCCGTACTTCTACGACCGCGTCGGTGTGTCGATGCCGACGGACGTCCCGAACCCGCTCGCCGGGGGCGGCTGGGACAAGGAGTTGTTCTACGAACTCGATCCGGATATCATCCTCTGTGACCCGAACTATCTCCACAAGACCGGCTTCGACGACTCCTGGGACGAGTCCGACACCGAGGAGATCGTGGAGACCGTCGCTCCCTTCTTCGGGAACAATATCGTTCGCCGACGCGAGTTTCACGAGTACGAACTGTACTCGCTGTACGAGGCGTTCGATCGGTTGGCCGACGTCTTCGACGAACGCGAGCGGTACGAGGCGTTCGTCGACGTTCACGACGAGCTCTGGTCCGAGATCGACTCGAAATTATCGGCCGACCAGGACCGGCCCGAAATCGGACTGATAAACTTCGGATCCGACCTCGAAAGCGGCGAGTTCGCGGCGATGACGACTGATTCTGAGGGGGTCGAGATGAAGCAGTATCGCGATCTCGGCATCAAATCGGCGTTCAGCGACGAACAGACGGACGGAATGCTCGACTACGAGGCGATGCTCGATGTCGACCCCGAGATCATCGTCGTCCACGGCGGCGTTCGCCTCACGGACGAAACCGGCGAGTTCTCCGCAAGCGCGTTTCACGACCAGTTCGTCGCGCCGCTTTCGGACCATCCCGTCGGCCGCCAACTCACTGCTGTCCAGAACGACGCCGTCTATCCGGGCCCGTACTTCCAACAGGGGCCGATCGTGAGCCTGTTCCAGACCGAACTCGTCGCACGCCTGCTCTACCCCGAGACGTTCGGCGCGTTCGATCCTGAGCGGTTCCCGGACGTTCCCGAGGACCAACAGCTGTTCGATCGCGGGCGAGTTGCAGCCATCATCGACGGAGAGATCTAA
- a CDS encoding ABC transporter substrate-binding protein: MSNTNGTETTETPTRRDSRERQRAGSRRGSERSERTRREYVKYGGVVIGGGLLAGCTGTGDEVESEDDGDGESYSVTMSPAGEITLDHPPERVFTNLVHHADMALALGYGESINALYSPENFGTLYELFLERLEGVSTDWAGLPNSWNIDKEHLYELDSDLHLADPAYMTVMDSLDRDDIEEIGENVAPWFGNAYSDSQREPPEAWADDYEYYTLWEIFEKVAAVFREEQRYQELTEIRTDLLAEIEANLPPETDRPRVARIQTGLSDGELSIWPFALDDPGYEQAHLRPLGAKDAFTDTEAYSEIDLEAVVEADPDVMLITHAMGPTRDFLETKDHLESDPVAQGIPAVENDRVYPMAIRYGGPIAHLFQLEMGAKELYPEAFGEWPRYDGGAYPEFPESEQLFDRQRVADIINGDI; the protein is encoded by the coding sequence ATGAGTAATACCAACGGCACGGAAACGACCGAAACACCGACGCGACGGGATTCCCGCGAGCGCCAGCGAGCGGGAAGTCGTCGGGGGAGTGAGCGAAGCGAACGGACTCGACGGGAATACGTGAAATACGGCGGGGTAGTGATCGGCGGCGGGTTACTCGCCGGCTGTACCGGGACCGGTGACGAGGTCGAAAGCGAGGACGATGGCGATGGAGAGTCATACTCGGTGACGATGTCGCCCGCCGGCGAGATCACGCTCGATCATCCTCCAGAGCGCGTCTTCACCAATCTCGTTCACCACGCCGATATGGCGCTCGCGCTCGGGTACGGCGAGTCGATCAACGCGCTGTACAGCCCGGAGAACTTCGGAACGCTCTACGAACTCTTCCTCGAGCGCCTCGAGGGCGTATCCACCGACTGGGCCGGCCTTCCCAACTCCTGGAACATCGACAAGGAGCACCTCTACGAGTTAGACAGCGATCTTCACCTGGCCGATCCGGCGTACATGACGGTGATGGACAGTTTGGACCGCGACGATATCGAGGAGATCGGCGAGAACGTCGCCCCGTGGTTCGGCAACGCCTACAGCGATTCCCAGAGGGAGCCCCCTGAAGCGTGGGCCGACGACTACGAGTACTACACGCTGTGGGAGATCTTCGAGAAGGTCGCGGCGGTCTTTCGGGAAGAACAGCGGTATCAGGAGCTCACGGAGATCCGCACGGATCTCCTCGCCGAGATCGAAGCGAATCTCCCGCCGGAGACGGACCGGCCGCGAGTCGCCCGAATACAGACGGGGCTCTCGGACGGCGAGCTGAGTATCTGGCCGTTCGCACTCGACGACCCCGGCTACGAGCAGGCGCATCTCCGCCCGCTCGGCGCGAAAGACGCGTTCACCGACACGGAAGCGTACAGCGAGATCGACCTCGAGGCCGTCGTCGAAGCCGATCCCGACGTGATGCTCATCACCCACGCGATGGGGCCGACCAGGGACTTCCTCGAGACCAAAGACCACCTCGAGAGCGATCCCGTAGCTCAAGGGATTCCCGCCGTCGAAAACGACCGCGTCTACCCGATGGCGATTCGGTACGGCGGACCGATCGCGCACCTCTTCCAACTCGAGATGGGCGCGAAGGAGCTCTATCCGGAGGCGTTCGGCGAGTGGCCGAGATACGACGGCGGCGCGTATCCGGAGTTCCCCGAGTCAGAGCAGTTGTTCGACAGGCAGCGAGTGGCAGACATCATCAACGGAGACATCTGA
- a CDS encoding ABC transporter substrate-binding protein, with protein sequence MPNHDTTTSGAPTRRDAIKYGGAVVGGGLLAGCTGEDPSDADDADGDHPDSWTVRMEPRTEVTFESVPESVVVYRADYAGMLIALGHGDALVGMQDTQSLPTEFLEQLPGVSVDPAGITQLRHGGEYDKEVFYEIDADLHLIDPNNAKHYFDFDEDDISDLETAVAPWIGSFIRRPQEEIGPGYPHYTLYEAFEKVSEVFREHERYEAIAEIHEAMLSQVEAERPPADERPSVGLAFLVPGEDFVGSGTFYLNDPTQPGMARKQYHDLGVEDAWAAAGVDADGSVGYETLLEADPDVIIAHNAFGYTDSEAQFQSEVVDVMRSDSLGSELTAVQNGRVYRGGKNVQGPITNLFQTEVAAKQLYPEAFGEWRGLDETPEEEQLFDREEVADIVSGER encoded by the coding sequence ATGCCAAATCACGACACTACTACGAGCGGAGCACCGACACGCAGAGACGCGATCAAGTACGGCGGCGCGGTCGTCGGCGGCGGCCTGCTCGCCGGCTGTACCGGCGAAGACCCGTCGGATGCGGACGATGCCGATGGAGATCATCCGGATTCGTGGACGGTTCGGATGGAGCCCCGAACGGAGGTTACCTTCGAGTCCGTCCCCGAGTCGGTCGTCGTCTACCGGGCGGACTACGCGGGCATGCTGATCGCCCTCGGACACGGAGACGCGCTGGTCGGGATGCAAGACACCCAGAGCCTCCCCACGGAGTTCCTCGAGCAACTTCCGGGCGTGTCCGTCGATCCCGCGGGAATCACTCAGCTTCGGCATGGCGGCGAGTACGATAAAGAGGTCTTCTACGAGATCGACGCCGACCTCCACCTCATCGACCCGAACAACGCGAAGCACTACTTCGATTTCGACGAGGACGACATCTCGGACCTGGAGACCGCCGTCGCCCCGTGGATCGGGAGCTTCATCCGTCGTCCGCAGGAGGAAATCGGGCCGGGATACCCCCATTACACGCTGTACGAGGCGTTCGAGAAGGTCTCAGAGGTGTTTCGAGAGCACGAGCGTTACGAGGCGATCGCAGAGATACACGAGGCGATGCTCTCGCAGGTCGAGGCGGAACGGCCGCCGGCCGACGAGCGGCCGAGCGTTGGCCTCGCGTTCCTCGTACCCGGCGAGGACTTCGTCGGCTCCGGAACCTTCTACCTCAACGACCCGACGCAGCCGGGAATGGCGAGGAAGCAGTACCACGACCTCGGCGTCGAGGACGCCTGGGCGGCCGCGGGCGTCGACGCCGACGGAAGCGTGGGCTACGAGACGCTGCTCGAGGCCGATCCGGACGTCATCATCGCGCACAACGCGTTCGGGTACACCGATTCTGAAGCGCAGTTCCAGTCCGAGGTCGTCGATGTAATGCGGTCGGACAGCCTCGGGAGCGAACTCACCGCGGTACAGAACGGCCGCGTCTACCGCGGCGGCAAGAACGTCCAGGGACCGATCACCAATCTCTTCCAGACCGAAGTGGCCGCGAAGCAGTTGTACCCCGAGGCGTTCGGCGAGTGGCGAGGGCTGGACGAGACGCCCGAGGAGGAACAGTTGTTCGACCGCGAGGAGGTTGCCGACATCGTTAGCGGAGAGAGATAA
- a CDS encoding ABC transporter substrate-binding protein: MGREKPARGESTRREFVTYGSTAVGGGLLAGCSDVVSRNESEPAGETDDEYSVTISPVGTIEFEEVPSQVLTYNKHYVDMAVACGHGEAIKAMGDNFYTGYYEQLPGVEFDPSTRVTVSHDNKEIIYQVDPDLILLDPTWYRVYSQYYDYGEDDIEEITKNVAPYFGNRFSRAHTDTGIQDYEYYTAWELYAKVAQVFRETERLQALKRIRDELVAHVESNLPPEAERPTVGLVAMNDWGVFSPYKIDNEGFGVSHYRPLGVKDVFAESDRTYEEDGGVYDLEAMLELDPDVLIHNFGTGGFDERYQSMLELEDDPVGSKLSAVQNDRLYGGGDSMQGPIYNLFQIEMAAKQIYPEQFGEFPTYNDDGTYDISKSEQLFSRERVSDIINGDV; the protein is encoded by the coding sequence ATGGGGAGAGAGAAACCGGCACGCGGGGAATCGACGCGGCGGGAGTTCGTAACGTACGGCAGCACGGCCGTCGGTGGTGGATTACTGGCCGGGTGTTCGGACGTCGTCAGCCGGAACGAATCGGAGCCGGCGGGGGAGACGGACGACGAGTACTCGGTTACGATATCACCAGTCGGAACCATCGAATTTGAGGAGGTGCCAAGTCAGGTACTGACGTACAATAAGCACTACGTTGACATGGCGGTCGCCTGCGGACACGGTGAGGCGATCAAAGCCATGGGAGACAACTTCTACACCGGGTACTACGAACAGCTACCCGGAGTCGAGTTTGACCCGTCGACGCGAGTAACGGTCAGCCACGACAATAAGGAAATAATCTATCAGGTCGACCCCGACCTCATTCTATTAGATCCGACGTGGTACCGCGTCTATTCACAGTATTACGACTATGGTGAGGATGACATCGAGGAGATTACCAAAAACGTCGCCCCGTACTTCGGGAACCGATTTTCGCGAGCGCACACCGACACGGGGATTCAGGATTACGAGTACTACACTGCGTGGGAGTTGTACGCAAAAGTCGCACAGGTGTTCCGTGAGACAGAGAGACTTCAGGCACTGAAACGTATTCGTGACGAACTGGTTGCTCACGTCGAGTCCAATCTACCACCCGAAGCGGAGCGTCCGACAGTCGGACTAGTCGCAATGAACGATTGGGGGGTGTTCTCACCGTACAAAATCGACAATGAGGGCTTCGGTGTTTCCCACTATCGGCCGCTTGGTGTGAAGGACGTGTTCGCAGAGAGTGACCGGACGTACGAAGAAGACGGGGGCGTTTACGACCTCGAAGCGATGCTTGAGCTCGATCCAGACGTTCTCATTCACAACTTTGGCACGGGCGGATTTGACGAACGGTATCAGTCGATGCTCGAACTCGAAGATGATCCGGTTGGCTCGAAGTTGAGCGCGGTGCAGAACGATCGGCTGTACGGTGGCGGAGATTCGATGCAGGGCCCGATTTACAATCTGTTCCAGATAGAGATGGCTGCGAAGCAAATCTACCCCGAGCAGTTTGGAGAGTTCCCGACCTACAATGACGATGGAACCTACGACATCTCTAAATCGGAGCAGCTGTTCTCGCGAGAGCGCGTTTCGGACATCATCAACGGAGACGTCTGA